Genomic DNA from uncultured Desulfuromusa sp.:
GTTGATTCAATCGCTGCGGGCGGACCTGGTGCTTTTACCTGGGATGCTGCCAGTATTAATGACCCCTATGCTGTTGCCTGCCTCGCGTTTGCTGCGGCGATGATTCTTGCCGGTAAGTGCCAGGATAAGTTTGGTCCGAAAGTAACTTGTGCCATAGGTGGTCTTCTGGTTGGTGCCGGTTTTGTCTGGATTTCCCAGACGACGAACTATTGGGCATGGGTTGTTGGTTTCGGCATGCTGGCCGGAACCGGAATCGGTTTTGGTTATTCAGCGGCAACACCTCCGGCACTGAAGTGGTTTTCTCCTGCAAAGACCGGGATGATTGCCGGGATCGTTGTTTCCGGATTCGGTCTTGCCTCTGTCTATATTGCTCCGTTGGCGAAGTATCTGCTGGCTGAAGTTGGCCTGCAACAATCAATGATGTACTTCGGGATTGCTTTCGCTGTAGTCGTTACTGGGCTTGGCATGCTTGTATCAAATCCTCCAGAAGGTTTTGTTGCTGATCCAAACGCTGCCAAGACAGTTTCCAAGGCTGCTGCAACGGTTGCAGATCTGAAGCCTTCCCAACTTTTTACCAACGCTAAGTTCTATACCCTCTGGTTGTGTTTCTTCATCGGTTCCGGTGCCGGTCTTATGGTCATCGGTAGTGCGAAAGGTTTAGCCAAAGCGTCCATGGGGGAAATGGCTTTCCTGGTTGTGGTTATCATGTCAGTTGGTAATGCTGCCGGTCGTCTGATCGCTGGTGTGGTCTCAGATAAAATCGGTCGTGCGACAACCTTGTGTATCATGCTTGTTTTCCAGGCCAGCATGATGTTTGCAGCGATTCCTGTCTTGGGCAATGATGGTAGCAGCCCGATCCTGGTTGCGCTTCTGGTAACTGCAATGGTCTTCAACTATGGCACCAACTTGTCACTGTTCCCATCCTTTGCTAAAGACTACTGGGGTATGAAGCACTTTGGTATGAACTATGGCATGCTGTTCTCAGCCTGGGGTGTTGGCGCTTTTGTCCTGGTCCGCGTTTCCGAGATGTTAAAAGTCAAAACCGGCAGCATGGATTCATCATTTATTGTTGCAGGTGTTCTGCTCCTGGTTGGCGCAATGATGTCAATGTCTTTAAGAGCAAAGAAAGCTGCAGCACCAGCAACTGCAACCGAACCGATTTTTGCAGAAGAAGAGGATTTGGTTCTACAGAAAGTTCAAGATTAATTAATTGTTGGAGGTGTTAACTGTAAGGGGCTTGTTGAATACAAGACCCTTACAGTGTCTCTATGTTATGGAGCCTGGTATGATCGACTACTATTCTACTGAGCAAAAACATGTGCCCCGTTTAGGCTTGCTGGCTTTGGCATTTAGCCTGATGGCTTATGTCTTTTGTATGTCAGGGAGGTTTGAATCTTCGGCAACCTTGATAGGTGTTATTCTACTGGTCACAGGCTCTATTCAAATCCTGATCGGAGTGCGTAGCCAACGACAGGGGCACCCTTACGCTGCAGCAACATTGCTCCCTTTCGGGATGTTCTGGTTGTCAATGATCGGGTACGAAATTTTCCCCAAAATAGGCATTGGTCTTCCCCCTAACGGGATAGCGATGTTTTCATATCTGAGTATCTGGACACTGTTTGTGGCGATACTTTTTCTCCGGAGTTTCCGACAACGTCTGGCGATGCAGAACCTTTATGGAACGCTGATGATTTGTCTGATGTCTTTATCGTTAGACCAGATGAGGGATGATACGGTCTTTCTCGCTATCGGCTGTATATTCGGACTTATTTCAGCTTTTGTTGCTATCTATATGGCTTTACTGGCTTTTCCCGAGTAGATGGGATGGGCTTAAGTGCTTGGCAATTGTGAAGTAATCGTATAAAATAGAACAACGTTCTTTTTATTGTTGGTGCAAGAGAGGGTCTCTTTCTTTCGAGGCAGGTAAGATGAAGTTAAGTCAACAGATGACATTTTTGGGATTAGCGGCGGTAACTTACTACGCTGTGTTGTTGGCAGCAGGTATTGTCAGCGCTGAAATGTTGCCTCAATTTCTGGTCTCTGCCATTATTTTCCTGTTGTCCGGACGCTTGATACGAAATGGCGCCCGAAAACGTGCGCGGGAAGAGGCTGATAAAGATACCCAAAAAGAGACGCGTCCGGAACCTGACTGGGCATTGCGTACTCAAATTCTTAACTGGGGGATGACTATTCTGATCCTTTGTGCTCTGGGCCTTTGGATCGTAAAACCGGTCGGGGTTTCGTTTCTCGAATTCCTCAACCTGTTGGGGCCTTTGGGGCATGAAGCCAATTGGAGTTTGGTTTCTGAAGTTCCTTCCCCTTAGGCAAAGGGGGAGACTGTTCCCGATTGTTTGACAGTCCTCCCTCTTCTGTCCTCTCATTTCAAATCTACAAAACATCCTGCTTGCGTAAACCGTATTTCTTCAATTTACGGTAAATCGTTGCCATATTCATACTTGCTTTTTTTGCTGCCTCTTCAATGTTCCCATCAACGGAACTCAATAACTGTCGCAGATAGTCGATTTCAAAGTGGGCAAGGGCCTTATTGTAATCATCGCTATCGGCTAAAGTTCCATCCGTTTCAATAAACTGCGCCAGAGTTGTAATGCTGATCTGTGTTTCTGTTTCAATGGTGATGCAAGCTTCAATAACATTTTTCAGTTGGCGGATATTGCCGGGCCAGGAATATTCAATTGCGGCCTGTTGAGCTTCGGGGGAGAGGCCGGTGATGTTGGTTTTAAACTTTTTATTCTGTTCCACAATAAAATGTGCGGCTAAAAGAGGGATGTCCGGTCTGCGCTGACGAAGCGGTGGTAAATGCAGGTTGATGACGTTCAGCCGATAGAAAAGATCTTCCCGGAAGGTTCCTTTTTCTATCTCTTTTTCCAGATCGGAATTTGTTGCTGAAATCAATCTGACATCGACTTTGGTTGCGGTTGTATCGCCAATCCGTCTGAATTCCTGCTCTTGGAGAACCCGCAGCAATGTTTTTTGGATATTGAGGGGCAGGTTGCCGATTTCATCCAGGAAAAGAGTCCCCCCGTCAGCAGCTTTCAGGAGCCCTTCTTTGTCGGCATCTGCTCCGGTGAAAGCCCCTTTTTTGTGGCCAAAAAGCTCACTTTCCATGACCGAATCAGGTATGGCCCCACAATTGATGGCGATGAAAGCACGCTCTTTGCGTGGGGAATTGTAGTGGATGGCTTGAGCGATCAACTCTTTTCCCGTTCCCGATTCGCCACTGATTAAAACCGATGTGTCGCGAACGGACACTTTTTCAACTTTGTCGAGCAAATTGTTGCAGGCCCGTCGAAGCGCCAATAATATTGTCAAAATTGAATTTTCCATTGAGTTCCTGACGCAGTTTTTGATTTTCTGTTTTTAACTGGTTGTGGCCTCAACGCATTGCGTACCCTGAAGAGTAATTCGTCGGGCTCAAAAGGTTTTGTCAGCATATCGTATGCCCCTTTGCGCAGGGCCTGGATGGACATTTCGACGGTGGCAAAAGCAGTGATGACAATCACCGGAATATCGGCTTCAATCTCCTTGATTTTCTGTAAAACCTCCAACCCGTTGATGCCCGGCATTTTGATATCGCTGATCACCAGATCCCAGATATTCGGTCGAAATAATTCGATAGCTTCCAGGGGATTGTTAAAGGTGCGAACGGCATGGCCTTCGTCCATCAACACTGCTGCCATCATCCGGCAGAGACCATCTTCATCATCAATAATCATTATTTTTTTAGCTGACATAGCAAGCCTTTAAGCTGATGTGAATTTAATATTCCTCGCGGGTTAACGGCAAGCGAATGACGACTGTGGTTCCCTTGCCAATCTCCGAATCAATGAAAATTTCACCTTGATGCATTTCGATAATTTGTTTCGTGATGGCCAGCCCCAATCCTGTCCCTTTGGTTTTGGTGGTGAAGAAAGGTTCAAAGATCTTTTCCTGATTCTCTTCAGAAATGCCCTCACCGTCATCTGAAAATTCAATCCGCACATATTGATCGTTCTCCAGACTGGTTGAGACCCTGATTTCTCCCCCTTCCGCAGATGCTGAAGCTGCATTGAGAAGCAGGTTGATCGTCACCTGTCGAAGTTGATCCATGTCGGCTGAGATTTTGGGAATATCATTACTGAAGTTTTCGATGACATTGATTTTGAACAGGTCCGAGTGATTGCCGGCAAAATCAATAATCTGACTGAGTAAACGGTTTATTTCCGTCGGTTCAAGTATGGGTCTTGGCGTGCGTGAATAGCTCAGGAGATTTTGCACTATCTTCTTGCAGCGCTTGCTTTCGCGTTTGATTTCGTGAATAAAGGCGTAATTGGGATCATCCTGATCCACCTTCTTTTCCAGATGTCCCGCATAGCCAAGGATAACCCCGAGGGGGTTGTTGATTTCATGGGCAACTCCCGAGGACAGAACGCCAAGGGATGCCATTTTCCCGTGCTGGGCAAGGGTGGCTTCAAGCTCCTGGTTTTTTTTCAGAATTCGCGTCATTCGGTTGAAAGCCAGGGCCAATTCTCCAATCTCGTCATGACTGTTAACGGGCACCTGCTCATCAAAGCGGCCCTGTTTGACTTTGCGGATCACGGTTATCATTTTATGAATCGGGTCGGTCATCACTTTAGAGGCAAGAAACAGCAAAAACGTTGCGATAATTCCTATCAGTATCGGCAGGAGTAATACATACCAGGCAATTCGCCACTTAAGATTGTTGGCTTCCTGATAAAATTCATCTTCATAACTGCCGACAGCCAATGATCCAGTCCCAGGGTTGGAAGTAACGATAGCGGACGATTTTCATTCGTGCTTTTTTGTCGCCTTTGTTCAACCACGGGTAGCGGATCCAGCCCTCTTTTTTTTCTGCCATTTCGGCAATAAATCTGTGCCCGGTGGTGTCTTGTTCGGAAATGAGATTCTGACCCTCAGCATCAGGATGAATGGTCATCACTCCATCACTCGACATACAATAGACGTATCCGGTTTTGCCGACTTTTTTGCTTTTGATTTGCTGTGACAGGGTTGTCAGAGCTTTTTTTTCAAATTCCGGATCATCATATGTTTCATCCAGATATCCCCCCGCAGCAACGATCCAGTCCCACTTTGGACAGTATCTGAACGCTACAATTTTATTGCGGGGATGTTTGTCGCCCAGTTTTTCATTACGCCAGGGGTAGATAGTATAGAGGACTTCTCCCGGTTCGGAATTCAGTGCCCGCTCAGTGAGCTCACGGATAAAAAAACGTCCATTTTTATCCTGTTCATCAATGATATTTTCTCCTTCACGGGTAGGATGAACCGTGAGTTCTCCCTTGCTGGTGAGAGCAAAGAGATAACCGCTACTTCCGATACCGACGTCTTTAAAGCTGTTTCTTGATGATTGCTGGGATTCTTCTAGGCTGATGTTGCCGAGTTCATATTGGTGCTGTTGCTCATTGATCAGAGTGTAAGCCAGATCAACAAGGGTTTTCATTTCCTGGCGAACCGTCTTTTTTTTGTCTTCACGATAAACTTCAAATTGACGGTGATGGCCGTCAAGAAGATCAAGAGTGAAGCTGGCCATATGGTCAAGGTCGGCTTTGCTGGCATCAATTATCCCTCTGTAGGCCTGGGTGGTGGCAATATAGCCGATTGTTCCACCAAGAAGAAAAATGGGAATTACCAGTAATGGCAAAATGATCACCAACATTTTCCACCGGATTTTCAGGTTGTTAAAAAATGTGAAAGGATTGCGGCTCATGCTTCCTCGCAAGGTTATTTATAGTCGGGATTTTCCCTTTTGAGCTAGTTTTATAACGAAGTTATAAATGATGTGAGAGTTTATATCATGTCTTGGGCGGAGGTAAAAGAGTTCATCTGTCTCAAAAGTGCTGCACAAGAGCGACTGGGGACTGGTATCGGCATATCTAGTGTTTAAGGAGCGACAGATTTCTTGTTAAGCTGTTGTTGATGCTGTAGTGCTTCACTTTCCTATGATCTTCTGCGAGTCATCCTGATTCAATGTTGATGCGTTTTCTGCCTGGAAATAACAGCTTGGGGCGGATTTTCGATGAAATCTCTACTGTACTTTTTTCAACCTCAGCGAGTATATTTATCGGGTATGAATAACCACCCGACAAGACCTCTTTGATTGGATTGAGCCTGTGGTTGCAAGTATTTTTGACTATCTCCGCGACAGTATCAATGATTATCTCAAGCTGTTTCATCAGCAGCTTCTTGCGGATAGTTTTTCCGTGCAGAATCTTTTTCAGAAGCAGGATATCATCCTCCTGTTTCATGCCCCACGCCACTATTCTGGAACGGCTTCTGGACAATGAAGGTTGTCCTTCCCTAGAGACGTTTCGCCATCAGTTTAAAACAGAAGTTGAGAGTTTTAACGGTGTATTAATGCGTTGTCAGTCCAACGGTCTGGGATTTGCTATTGGAATTCATTTTTTTGCAGCAGCGAATCGTGCTTTTATCCAGTTGCTGACGCTACTGGTTTTTGATGACACAACTAAGATCAAACTCCTGTCACTGTTCACCTCTCAGGTGGGTATGATTGACACGGTTCTGGTGGAGAGTTTCGAAAGGATGCATAAAGATGTCTCTCTAACATCCCTGGAGAGACAAAATCTGAAGTTGATCGGGGAAAAAAGCACTTATAAAAAACATTTTCGAAGGCACCTCCAATCTCGTTTTAATCACAGATAACGATGGAAAGATTGTTGAGGCTAACCCCGAGGCAAACATATTTTTTTCGCAGCAGGAACTGGTTGGGTGTTTTTGTGGTGCCCCCCTCGGCTTAGCGGGGACAAGTCCTGGCCCAACTGCTTCGTGATTATCCTCCCAATCAGTCACATGAAATTTCTCTGCAAGTCAATAATGCTAAGCAATACTTCAATCTCCAGATTAAGCCTCTGGAGAGTACGCTTGCTGTCAGCAATGCTGTGCTGTTGATTTTAAGTGATATTACTTGCATGGTCGATCAACCGTCAGCTTCTTGAGCAGCGTATCCTTGATCGAACTAAGGCTCTGGCCAAATCAGAAAAATTACTGGGCGCGATTTTTCATGCGGTAGGTAAAGGGATCGTTCTGATTGATACCGAAGGTGAAATCGTCAAAGCAAATCAACAGGGGAGTGAAATCTACGGTATTCCTCTTGAGGTGTTGATTGGTACGCCAATATGTGACTTGACCGATTCAGCAGGCTGTATCGCCTTGGAAAACGCAAAACAACAGTTGTTTGAAGGACAACAGATCAGCGCCGAGATTAACAGTATCTATGTCGATGGGAAAACGTTTCCAAGTTACTTTACGATGACGCGAATGGATCTTGAAGGAGAAACCTTCTGGCCTATTATTGTCCGGGACATTACAGAGGAGAAAGTTCTCAACAACAAGCTTTGGGAAGAGAAGCGGCATGCCGAAGAGATGAATGTGACGTTGCGGAATGTTTTGAAGTCCATTGAAGAGGACCGTAAAGAGGCAGAAAAACATCTATCTGCACGCATTCGCACTTCGATCCTTCCTGGAATCAAGAAGATACAGAATGAAACGCAAGCTGATATTCGTGAGAGTTACTTGACTTTGTTAAAAGATCAGTTGCTTTCATTGACGAGCGGCTTTGATGCAGAAATAGATGGTGATCTATTGAAGCTGACGAAATCGGAATTAAAAATCTGTCAGTTCATCAAAGCGGGATTGTCTGGCAAAGAAATCTGCGAATCAATGAATTTGTCATTTGAAACAATCCAGACACACCGTAAAAATATTCGTAAAAAACTTTGCTTGAGGGGTAAATCCCAGAGTTTACACCAGTTTCTTGCCAGCAGAAATTGCGATTTCTGATGGTTAACAGCGTATGTGAGTGAGAATTATGCTAAGTGATCAGCAACAATGGCACGAAGAATATGATGTTGTCGTCATCGGTTCCGGCTTTGCCGGACTGGCCGCTGCTATTGAAGCGAAACAGGCTGGGAGCAGTGTCATTGTGCTCGAGAAGATGCCCATTCCCGGTGGCAATTCAGCTATAAGTGGGGGGTTACTTGCCGTTGCGGGTTCACCACTACAGGAATCTGAAAGTATCAACGATACCCCCGAGTTAATGTTCGCCGATATGATGAAGGCGGGAATGGGAATCAATCATCCTGCTTTGGCGCGAATTGTCTGTGAAGGTTCCCTTGAAACCTTACGTTGGACTCTGAGTCTTGGAGTTGAATATAAGAAAAATATCAATCACCTTGGAGGACACTCTGTGCCACGCACATACAATACGGCCTGTGGTACCGGTTCAGGGATTGTGCAACCTCTTTTGACCAAATGCCGAGAATTAGGCATTCCGATTCAGCTGAAAACAAAATTCCGACATTTTATTCAGGGTGAGGATCGTCGAATCGAGGGTGTCAATGTCCTCCTGGACAGTTTGGTTGGTCATGATAATGCCGGCACTCCCGCCGCTATCCGTGCCTGCAAGTCGGTTGTTCTAGCCTGTGGCGGTTTCGGGAATGACGTTAAGTTTCGTTTGCTTCAGGATCCGCGCCTGACAGATGTCGTTGACACAACCAACCAGCGCGGTGCAACTGCTGAAGGATTAGTTGCTGCTCTTCAAATTAATGCTATTCCCATTCACCTGTCATGGATTCAGCTGGGCCCATGGGCTTCTTTTGATGAAAAAGGCTGGGGAGTTGGTTCCATTTTTACCATGCTGGCAGGGTTTCCCTACGGAATTATGGTCGATGCAAAAACCGGAAGACGTTTTGTCAATGAAATGTCAGATCGTCGTCTGCGCACCGATGCAATGCTTTTCAATGATCGTATCCCTGTGGCGATTGTTGATAGTCAGGGGGTTCAATACGCGACGACACTTGAAAAATGTCTTAAACGGGGCGTTGTTCAGAAGTTCAATACGTTGGAAGAACTGGCAACCTTTAACTCGATCCCACGGGTTGAGCTGAAAGAAACGCTTGAACGCTACCGCCTGTCTTTGGTTCACGGACGCGATATTGAGTTTGGAAAGCCCCTTTCTCAGGATTTAAAACCAATTGAAACCCCGCCTTTCTATTCAATTCGTTTGCTACCAAAGGTGCATCACTGTATGGGGGGGGTGCAAATCAATGAGCAGGCTCAGGTGATATCCTTTCCTGATTATGAACCTATTCCTGGTCTCTATGCGGCTGGAGAGGTGACGGGCGGAGTTCATGGTGCCAGCCGCCTGGGAAGTAATGCTATTGTTGATTGTCTTGTGTTTGGGCGTATAGCAGGGAAATCTGCAGCGCAAAGCTGAATCGTTTTTACCGAACTTCTACTGTAGCTCTGAGCGGGTATTTCTGTCAGCGTACAGATTTATACCGACAACACGAGTACTGAACAGCCTTCTTTTTTTTGCCGATCTATTGTTATTTTTTCATGATTCTAATTGTTTGAGCCATCGCCGCAGATGTTTTCTGTTCGTTTCGGGTAAGAGAAAATACCCGATAATACCCCGATAGTTGCCCTACAGAGATTTCATCCAAACCGATATCTTTCTCTACAAAGAGAACAGCCGAAATATGTTTTCGAAAGCTCACTCGGGAGCAATTCCACCATAGGAGGTAAGGATGAAGAAAGCGAAGGAGCATCAGGAAGGAAGAAGGAAGTTTTTGGTCGGTATGGGCGTTGCCAGCGTCGCTGCGACTGCCACACTTGCCAGTCCAATGTTGTCTTCTGCAGGACAATGCAGTGGCGTTAAGTGGGATCAGGAGCATGAAG
This window encodes:
- a CDS encoding OFA family MFS transporter — translated: MAICPYFDQNEKFCDVGEDYISPYDVVAMSHFCSSRYRECEKFESLAKSHPEVLEKTDSLISPLKESVLVSPVSQVVSKDVQPHVNSTPLKIKFKNKWPLSHRLKHMMSSCDSNQFNSAYAGEASSLTAELPTKERKSMQPQTIKNRGLQVVLAGTGINLALGILYTWSIFKSAIVDSIAAGGPGAFTWDAASINDPYAVACLAFAAAMILAGKCQDKFGPKVTCAIGGLLVGAGFVWISQTTNYWAWVVGFGMLAGTGIGFGYSAATPPALKWFSPAKTGMIAGIVVSGFGLASVYIAPLAKYLLAEVGLQQSMMYFGIAFAVVVTGLGMLVSNPPEGFVADPNAAKTVSKAAATVADLKPSQLFTNAKFYTLWLCFFIGSGAGLMVIGSAKGLAKASMGEMAFLVVVIMSVGNAAGRLIAGVVSDKIGRATTLCIMLVFQASMMFAAIPVLGNDGSSPILVALLVTAMVFNYGTNLSLFPSFAKDYWGMKHFGMNYGMLFSAWGVGAFVLVRVSEMLKVKTGSMDSSFIVAGVLLLVGAMMSMSLRAKKAAAPATATEPIFAEEEDLVLQKVQD
- a CDS encoding acetate uptake transporter → MIDYYSTEQKHVPRLGLLALAFSLMAYVFCMSGRFESSATLIGVILLVTGSIQILIGVRSQRQGHPYAAATLLPFGMFWLSMIGYEIFPKIGIGLPPNGIAMFSYLSIWTLFVAILFLRSFRQRLAMQNLYGTLMICLMSLSLDQMRDDTVFLAIGCIFGLISAFVAIYMALLAFPE
- a CDS encoding sigma-54 dependent transcriptional regulator; this translates as MENSILTILLALRRACNNLLDKVEKVSVRDTSVLISGESGTGKELIAQAIHYNSPRKERAFIAINCGAIPDSVMESELFGHKKGAFTGADADKEGLLKAADGGTLFLDEIGNLPLNIQKTLLRVLQEQEFRRIGDTTATKVDVRLISATNSDLEKEIEKGTFREDLFYRLNVINLHLPPLRQRRPDIPLLAAHFIVEQNKKFKTNITGLSPEAQQAAIEYSWPGNIRQLKNVIEACITIETETQISITTLAQFIETDGTLADSDDYNKALAHFEIDYLRQLLSSVDGNIEEAAKKASMNMATIYRKLKKYGLRKQDVL
- a CDS encoding response regulator, with protein sequence MSAKKIMIIDDEDGLCRMMAAVLMDEGHAVRTFNNPLEAIELFRPNIWDLVISDIKMPGINGLEVLQKIKEIEADIPVIVITAFATVEMSIQALRKGAYDMLTKPFEPDELLFRVRNALRPQPVKNRKSKTASGTQWKIQF
- a CDS encoding ATP-binding protein, with product MAVGSYEDEFYQEANNLKWRIAWYVLLLPILIGIIATFLLFLASKVMTDPIHKMITVIRKVKQGRFDEQVPVNSHDEIGELALAFNRMTRILKKNQELEATLAQHGKMASLGVLSSGVAHEINNPLGVILGYAGHLEKKVDQDDPNYAFIHEIKRESKRCKKIVQNLLSYSRTPRPILEPTEINRLLSQIIDFAGNHSDLFKINVIENFSNDIPKISADMDQLRQVTINLLLNAASASAEGGEIRVSTSLENDQYVRIEFSDDGEGISEENQEKIFEPFFTTKTKGTGLGLAITKQIIEMHQGEIFIDSEIGKGTTVVIRLPLTREEY
- a CDS encoding cache domain-containing protein, giving the protein MPLLVIPIFLLGGTIGYIATTQAYRGIIDASKADLDHMASFTLDLLDGHHRQFEVYREDKKKTVRQEMKTLVDLAYTLINEQQHQYELGNISLEESQQSSRNSFKDVGIGSSGYLFALTSKGELTVHPTREGENIIDEQDKNGRFFIRELTERALNSEPGEVLYTIYPWRNEKLGDKHPRNKIVAFRYCPKWDWIVAAGGYLDETYDDPEFEKKALTTLSQQIKSKKVGKTGYVYCMSSDGVMTIHPDAEGQNLISEQDTTGHRFIAEMAEKKEGWIRYPWLNKGDKKARMKIVRYRYFQPWDWIIGCRQL
- a CDS encoding PAS domain S-box protein produces the protein MILLAWSINRQLLEQRILDRTKALAKSEKLLGAIFHAVGKGIVLIDTEGEIVKANQQGSEIYGIPLEVLIGTPICDLTDSAGCIALENAKQQLFEGQQISAEINSIYVDGKTFPSYFTMTRMDLEGETFWPIIVRDITEEKVLNNKLWEEKRHAEEMNVTLRNVLKSIEEDRKEAEKHLSARIRTSILPGIKKIQNETQADIRESYLTLLKDQLLSLTSGFDAEIDGDLLKLTKSELKICQFIKAGLSGKEICESMNLSFETIQTHRKNIRKKLCLRGKSQSLHQFLASRNCDF
- a CDS encoding flavocytochrome c gives rise to the protein MLSDQQQWHEEYDVVVIGSGFAGLAAAIEAKQAGSSVIVLEKMPIPGGNSAISGGLLAVAGSPLQESESINDTPELMFADMMKAGMGINHPALARIVCEGSLETLRWTLSLGVEYKKNINHLGGHSVPRTYNTACGTGSGIVQPLLTKCRELGIPIQLKTKFRHFIQGEDRRIEGVNVLLDSLVGHDNAGTPAAIRACKSVVLACGGFGNDVKFRLLQDPRLTDVVDTTNQRGATAEGLVAALQINAIPIHLSWIQLGPWASFDEKGWGVGSIFTMLAGFPYGIMVDAKTGRRFVNEMSDRRLRTDAMLFNDRIPVAIVDSQGVQYATTLEKCLKRGVVQKFNTLEELATFNSIPRVELKETLERYRLSLVHGRDIEFGKPLSQDLKPIETPPFYSIRLLPKVHHCMGGVQINEQAQVISFPDYEPIPGLYAAGEVTGGVHGASRLGSNAIVDCLVFGRIAGKSAAQS